A genomic region of Ficedula albicollis isolate OC2 chromosome 12, FicAlb1.5, whole genome shotgun sequence contains the following coding sequences:
- the CARD19 gene encoding caspase recruitment domain-containing protein 19 isoform X2: MMLYRSYQSYCHRLQHDMYFLTSTSRLNEQVVDKIVLQLNRVYPQILTNEEAEKFRNPKASLHTRLSDLLKHLQKKGDRHCQEFYRALQINAEQLFNDLPSRKILKIPDPTEIDTDKEQYMLNDRGPVFFLACFSMAAGLALFWYCCNSETRVIGRARRILGFSPIIIGRHVRNICMLYLEDMSRN; the protein is encoded by the exons ATGATGCTCTACAGAAGCT ATCAGTCATATTGTCATCGGCTGCAGCATGACATGTATTTCCTTACAAGCACTAGCCGGCTGAATGAACAAGTGGTTGATAAAATTGTTCTGCAGCTTAACAGAGTGTATCCCCAAATTCTTACCAATGAGGAAGCAGAAAAG TTCAGGAACCCAAAGGCTTCACTCCATACCAGACTCTCAGATCTGTTAAAACACCTCCAAAAGAAAGGAGACAGACACTGTCAGGAGTTTTACAGGGCTCTGCAGATCAATGCTGAACAACTGTTTAATGACCTGCCAAGCAGGAAAATCTTGA aaaTCCCAGATCCCACAGAGATAGACACTGACAAGGAGCAGTATATGCTAAATGACAGGG GCCCGGTGTTTTTCCTGGCGTGTTTCAGCATGGCTGCCGGACTGGCCCTGTTCTGGTACTGCTGCAACTCAG AAACACGAGTCATAGGAAGAGCCAGAAGAATCTTGGGCTTTTCTCCTATTATCATAGGAAGACATGTTAGAAATATTTGTATGTTATATTTGGAAGACATGTCAAGAAATTAA
- the CARD19 gene encoding caspase recruitment domain-containing protein 19 isoform X3, with protein sequence MSEGTKCTLELPGMLAAMGSTPEADQSYCHRLQHDMYFLTSTSRLNEQVVDKIVLQLNRVYPQILTNEEAEKFRNPKASLHTRLSDLLKHLQKKGDRHCQEFYRALQINAEQLFNDLPSRKILSPVFFLACFSMAAGLALFWYCCNSETRVIGRARRILGFSPIIIGRHVRNICMLYLEDMSRN encoded by the exons ATGTCGGAGGGGACAAAGTGCACCCttgagctgccagggatgctggcagccaTGGGAAGCACCCCAGAAGCAG ATCAGTCATATTGTCATCGGCTGCAGCATGACATGTATTTCCTTACAAGCACTAGCCGGCTGAATGAACAAGTGGTTGATAAAATTGTTCTGCAGCTTAACAGAGTGTATCCCCAAATTCTTACCAATGAGGAAGCAGAAAAG TTCAGGAACCCAAAGGCTTCACTCCATACCAGACTCTCAGATCTGTTAAAACACCTCCAAAAGAAAGGAGACAGACACTGTCAGGAGTTTTACAGGGCTCTGCAGATCAATGCTGAACAACTGTTTAATGACCTGCCAAGCAGGAAAATCTTGA GCCCGGTGTTTTTCCTGGCGTGTTTCAGCATGGCTGCCGGACTGGCCCTGTTCTGGTACTGCTGCAACTCAG AAACACGAGTCATAGGAAGAGCCAGAAGAATCTTGGGCTTTTCTCCTATTATCATAGGAAGACATGTTAGAAATATTTGTATGTTATATTTGGAAGACATGTCAAGAAATTAA
- the CARD19 gene encoding caspase recruitment domain-containing protein 19 isoform X1, whose amino-acid sequence MSEGTKCTLELPGMLAAMGSTPEADQSYCHRLQHDMYFLTSTSRLNEQVVDKIVLQLNRVYPQILTNEEAEKFRNPKASLHTRLSDLLKHLQKKGDRHCQEFYRALQINAEQLFNDLPSRKILKIPDPTEIDTDKEQYMLNDRGPVFFLACFSMAAGLALFWYCCNSETRVIGRARRILGFSPIIIGRHVRNICMLYLEDMSRN is encoded by the exons ATGTCGGAGGGGACAAAGTGCACCCttgagctgccagggatgctggcagccaTGGGAAGCACCCCAGAAGCAG ATCAGTCATATTGTCATCGGCTGCAGCATGACATGTATTTCCTTACAAGCACTAGCCGGCTGAATGAACAAGTGGTTGATAAAATTGTTCTGCAGCTTAACAGAGTGTATCCCCAAATTCTTACCAATGAGGAAGCAGAAAAG TTCAGGAACCCAAAGGCTTCACTCCATACCAGACTCTCAGATCTGTTAAAACACCTCCAAAAGAAAGGAGACAGACACTGTCAGGAGTTTTACAGGGCTCTGCAGATCAATGCTGAACAACTGTTTAATGACCTGCCAAGCAGGAAAATCTTGA aaaTCCCAGATCCCACAGAGATAGACACTGACAAGGAGCAGTATATGCTAAATGACAGGG GCCCGGTGTTTTTCCTGGCGTGTTTCAGCATGGCTGCCGGACTGGCCCTGTTCTGGTACTGCTGCAACTCAG AAACACGAGTCATAGGAAGAGCCAGAAGAATCTTGGGCTTTTCTCCTATTATCATAGGAAGACATGTTAGAAATATTTGTATGTTATATTTGGAAGACATGTCAAGAAATTAA